The Skermanella rosea sequence CCGCAGCCCGCGGATTGACGGACCCTGGGGTCGAGGACGGGGTGAAGGGCGGGCCTCGGTCGGCCCTTCACATCCGCGGGGGCTGGCCCACATAAGTATTCTACCCTTATGATGGGCCAGTTGCCACGGCATCCCCCCATTCCGGAGTCTTGTATGAGCACCCTCGCCGTAACCGACGACATCTTCTTCAACCGCGCCGGGCTCGACCGGTCACGCACCGAATCGATCGTGTCGGAAGCATTGGCGGGTGCCGACGACGGCGAACTCTTCCTGGAATACAGCCAGTCCGAAAGCCTGGCCTGGGACGACGGCAAGCTGAAGAGCGCCAGCTTCGACACCAGCCAGGGTTTCGGCCTCAGGGCCATCTCCGGCGAGTCGACCGGCTACGCCCATGCCTCCACCCTGTCGGAAGACGCCATCCGCCGCGCGGCCGAGACCGTCAAGGCGGTCCATGCCGGCCACAGCGGCACCATGGCCGAGCCGCCGACCGGCACCAACCGGGCGCTCTACGAGGCGATCAACCCGCTGGCCCTCGTCGATTTCGAAACCAAGGTCAAACTGCTGTCGGACATCGACGCTTACGCGCGCGGCCGTGACCCCCGGGTCCGGCAGGTTTCGGCCTCGATCGGCGGCGAGTGGCAGGCCGTCCAGATCATCCGGGCCGACGGGCTGCGCGTTTCCGACGTCCGCCCCCTCGTCCGCCTGAACATCTCGGTCGTGGTCGCCGACGGCGACCGCATGGAGAGCGGCGGACACGGCGTCGGCGGCCGGACCAGCTACGAGGCTTATCTGGACCCGGCCGCATGGCAGGGCCAGGTGGACGAGGCGCTCCGGCAGGCCCTGGTCAATCTGGGGTCGATCGCGGCGCCGGCCGGCGAGATGACGGTGGTGCTCGGCAACGGCTGGCCCGGCATCCTGCTGCACGAGGCGATCGGCCACGGCCTGGAAGGCGACTTCAACCGCAAGAAGACGTCGGCGTTCGCCGGCCTGCTCGGGCAGCGGATCGCGGCTCCGGGCGTGACCGTGGTCGACGACGGAACCATCGAAGGCCGGCGCGGCTCGCTGACGGTCGACGACGAGGGCACGCCGAGCCAGTCCACCACCCTGATCGAGGACGGGATCCTGGTCGGTTTCATGCAGGACCGCATGAACGCCCGCCTGATGGGCGTCAAGCCGACCGGCAACGGCCGCCGCCAGAGCTTCGGCCACCACCCGATGCCTCGGATGACCAACACGGTGATGCGCTCCGGCGACAAGACGCCGGAGGAGATCATCCGCTCGGTCAAGAAGGGGCTCTATGCCGTGAACTTCGGCGGCGGGCAGGTGGACATCACTTCGGGCAAGTTCGTCTTCTCCGCCTCGGAGGCCTACCTGATCGAGGACGGCAAGGTCGGCCCCGCCGTGAAGGGCGCCACCCTGATCGGCAACGGCGCCGACGCGCTGACCAAGGTCAGCATGATCGGCAACGACATGGCGCTGGATCCGGGGATCGGCACCTGCGGAAAGGAAGGCCAGGGCGTGCCCGTCGGCGTCGGCCAGCCCACCCTGCGGATCGACGGCCTGACGGTCGGCGGCACCGCGGCGGCCTGATCCAGAAACCTCTCCAGCCGCATCGCTCCCCCGAGGGGGCGCGGCGCGGCGGTGGGCGCATCTCCCCTCACGCCGCCGTCGCTCGGGGCAGTTCCGCGTTCTTGATCATCCTGTCCACCAGTTCCCGGGTGCTCCCGGTCGCCCCGCAGGTCGGGCACTCCACCGATATGCTGTGGCGCGGAGCGGTGAAGTCGTGGCCGTTCGGGCAGGTGATGCGGAAGCTGCTTTGTTCGCGTGCAACGATCTTCATGACGTCACCCCCTTCGGGCCGGATGCTGGTTGCCTGTCATCATACCGTCACGCGCTCATGGCGCGGTGCGGCATGTTCTCACAGAGTATCATGCTGCGCTGCCACATCGACGGCGCGAAGCGGGAACGGGGGACGCGGACGGCTACTCCCTTCCTGTCAGCCGGACGGGCAAACGTCCGGTTCACGAAATCTGCATGAAAATGAAATCCGGTGCTGGACAGGCTCCGGAATTTTTCCTACAAGCACGCCCCGACGGCGACGCTTCAGGCCAAGCCGGACCGGATGCCCAGGTAGCTCAGTTGGTAGAGCAGGGGACTGAAAATCCCCGTGTCGGCGGTTCAAATCCGTCCCTGGGCACCACCTCCCTACCGACAATCCCGCAGGAATTCGAAGGCGCCCTCGATCACCGAGCGCGGCATGTATTTGCGTGCGGTGGCAATCGGGAGAACGTGCTGACAGGATCACGCTGGCCTGCGCGCCCCGCCACTTCTCCCCTGGACAGCCCCAGCGATCTTTTCTATAAGCACCTCCCTGCCCCACCGCAGCACGGCGTCCTTGGCCGATGCGGATCACGGCGGCGCCCAGGTAGCTCAGTTGGTAGAGCAGGGGACTGAAAATCCCCGTGTCGGCGGTTCAAATCCGTCCCTGGGCACCATCTTCCATGCACCCTGACAGCGATGCCTCGATCCCCATGCGGAAGACCCGCGTGGTCGAGCCGTGCATGCCCCTATGTGGCCCGCACCGAAACCTCCCTGCCCTTTTGATCGGCTTCAAAGTCCGTCAAACAAACGCTGATCGGACATTCGTTTGCAATCTTAACGAAAATTATTCTGGTATGCGCCTTAACTGGTCCATTGTTGCGCATAGGCTCTGGAATCTTTCATTTTCATACACGAAGAGGCTGGCAATCCCTTTGAGAGTGTGTATGCTTCTCTCGTTATAGTCTGAAAGACATGGAGCACGTCACATGGTGAACGAGAATCACATTCAGGCTCTACGCGACCGCCATGCCTCCCTCGACCGACAGATAGAGGCCCTCCAGAAGCAGCCGGGCTCCGAAGACATCGACATCAAAAAACTTAAGTTTGATAAACTCAGGGTAAAGGACGAATTGGCGCGGCTTTCCCGCCACTGAGGAGAAGCACAGGCTTTTCTTCTGCCCTGCGGTCGCCCGGCGAGCGCTAGGCGCCGGTCCGCCGCAGGGCGTTTTACCGCTATTTCACCCACCCGTTCTCCACGGCGAACTTCACGCCCCTTCAGGTTCCCTCAGGATCACGCCGCTCCCGTGCGCGGCCCCAGTACTCCCGACCGAAACGCCATCAATCCAACCGCAGCCGCCAAGATTCCAAGGGAGCCCGGCAGCCCCAGCCCTTCGGCGACGAAGCCGACCAGCGGCGGTCCCGCCAGGAACCCGAAATAGCCGGCCGTCGTCACCGCGGCTATGGCGGAACCCGGCGCCATTCCCGGCGTCCGGCCAGCCGCGCTGAACAGGATCGGCACGATGTTGGCGAGGCCCAGCCCGACGAGGCCGAAGCCCACGACCGCGGCCATGGGATGGTGCAGCAAGAGCGCTCCGCCCAGGCCTGCCGCTGCCAGCAGCGATCCCCACCGGACCATCGCCACCGGACCGAAGCTGGCAACCATGCGGTCGCCGGTCAGCCTTCCGATCGCCATGGCGGCGGAGAAGACGGCGTAACCGGCCCCGGCGAACGCGGCGTCGGTACCGAGGTCGAGCTTGAGATAGACCGCCGTCCAGTCCGACATGGCGCCTTCAAGCATCAGGATGAAGAAGCCCATGGCGCCGAGCACCAGCAGCCGTCCGCGCGGCAGCACGAAACGCGGTCCGCCGCCCGTGCTGATATCGACCTCGTGGGGCAGCAGGAAGCGCGCGGAGCCGAGCACCAGGATGAGGCCGCCGGCCGCCGCCGCGGTCACATGGGCTGCCGGCGTCAGTCCGAGCGGTAGCAGGGCGACCGCGCTCCCCGCCCCGACCAGCCCACCGATGCTGAACAGCGCGTGGAGCGACGACATGACGGGTCGCCCGATGTTGCGCTCGACCGCCACTCCGTGGGCATTCATCGCGACGTCCATCGCGCCGTTGAACGCCCCGAACAGGATCAAGGCCACGATCAGGGCCGGAAAACTGGAAGCCAGCAGCAACGGCGGCGTCGCGAGGCAAAAGAGGAACGCCGCGGTGAGCGTGACGACCCGGCTGCCATGCCGCGCGATCAGCCACCCGGCGATGGGCATGGACACGAGGGACCCACCGGCAATTCCCAGCAGCGCGAGCCCCAGCGTTCCGGTGCTCAAGCCGAGTTTCTGCTGAACCGTCGGGATATGGGGAACCCAGCTCGACAGGGCGGCGCCGTTGACGAAGAAGATCACGGCGACCGCGATGCGGGCCTGCGCCGGTCGCGATCGGTCCGCCACGGCAAGTTCCTGGACCATAGCCACTCCATCTGGCAAATTTAGCTAAATAATGGGGATCCAGGAAACTGAATTGACAAGCATCAAGACGTCTGGTCCGTCGGGATGACCGAAGTGGTCGACGCGGGAAGATTGCTGGATATCTGCACGACAACGAACAAAGCGCTTCTAAGACAGCATCCTCTCGGAGGCTGTACCACTTATGTCACGACTTCTCCATCCGATCTCGTGGCAGATAGGCGCGAAGAAATGCCTCTACGGCATCCGAAACGTTCCGGTCGAGTTCATCCCGCGCGAAATGATCCTTCACGCCGAACAGCACGCTGAAATGCACGGGGGTCTGCAGCATCCCGATGAAGTGCTCTGCCGCTCGCCAGGGATCGGCGATGTCAAGTCGGCCGCGCGCCGCCGTCTTGGCCAGGTAGCAACTGAGGCTCTGCCTCATCTGGTTGGGGCCGGAGTTGAAGAAGATCCGGCCGAGATCGGGAAACCTCGTGGACTCCGCCACGACGACGCGGAAGATGGCGACGGCCGGTGCCGACAGGAGCAGGTCCAGGAAATTGCGGCCGATCTCGCGGAGAGCATCGTCGACCTCCTTCTCCTCCACGCCGGGCGCCCACAGCAGGCTCTGCTGCGTCCGGCACTCGTGGCTGACGATGGCGGCGAACAGTTCCTCCTTGCCGGAGAAATGCGCATAGAGGGTAGCCTTGGAGACGTTCGCCACCCGGGCGATGGCATCCATGCTGGTCGCGCCGAATCCCTGGCTCGTGAACAGCGTCTTGGCCGCGGACATGATCTGGGCAGGCTTCTGCCCTTGGCGGGCTTCGGGGTGCTGGTCCTCAACCGCCGTCATGGGCATGGCATGGTCTCCCGCAGGAAAGATTCATGCCCTAAACTAAACCGTTCAGTTTTGCGTTGACAAGCTCTATCCTTCTGCTCACTTTTCGAATGACCAAAGTGAACTGAACCGTTCAGTTCGATAGTGCCACGCCAAGCCCTGCCGATCCGGGGAACGGCGTTCTTTGAAAGGTTACGGATGATGCGCAGGTCGGTTCTGGTCGCGGCGGCTCTCCTGGTGCTGGCGGGCGGCGGCTATTTCGGCTGGCAGTGGTGGACGGTCGGGCGCTTCCTGGAATCGACCGACAACGCCTATGTGCACAGCGACATCTCGATCGTCAGTCCGAAGATCGCCGGCTACGTCGCCGACATCCGCGTCATCGAGAACCAGGAGGTATCGGCCGGCGACATCCTCGCCGTGATCGACGATTCCGAATACCGGGCACAGGAAGCGCAGGCCGACGCGGCGGTGGAAGCCGCGGAGGCCGCCATCGGCAGCATCGACAGCCGCATTATCCTCGAGCATTCCATGA is a genomic window containing:
- the tldD gene encoding metalloprotease TldD, which produces MSTLAVTDDIFFNRAGLDRSRTESIVSEALAGADDGELFLEYSQSESLAWDDGKLKSASFDTSQGFGLRAISGESTGYAHASTLSEDAIRRAAETVKAVHAGHSGTMAEPPTGTNRALYEAINPLALVDFETKVKLLSDIDAYARGRDPRVRQVSASIGGEWQAVQIIRADGLRVSDVRPLVRLNISVVVADGDRMESGGHGVGGRTSYEAYLDPAAWQGQVDEALRQALVNLGSIAAPAGEMTVVLGNGWPGILLHEAIGHGLEGDFNRKKTSAFAGLLGQRIAAPGVTVVDDGTIEGRRGSLTVDDEGTPSQSTTLIEDGILVGFMQDRMNARLMGVKPTGNGRRQSFGHHPMPRMTNTVMRSGDKTPEEIIRSVKKGLYAVNFGGGQVDITSGKFVFSASEAYLIEDGKVGPAVKGATLIGNGADALTKVSMIGNDMALDPGIGTCGKEGQGVPVGVGQPTLRIDGLTVGGTAAA
- a CDS encoding YdcH family protein yields the protein MVNENHIQALRDRHASLDRQIEALQKQPGSEDIDIKKLKFDKLRVKDELARLSRH
- a CDS encoding MFS transporter — translated: MADRSRPAQARIAVAVIFFVNGAALSSWVPHIPTVQQKLGLSTGTLGLALLGIAGGSLVSMPIAGWLIARHGSRVVTLTAAFLFCLATPPLLLASSFPALIVALILFGAFNGAMDVAMNAHGVAVERNIGRPVMSSLHALFSIGGLVGAGSAVALLPLGLTPAAHVTAAAAGGLILVLGSARFLLPHEVDISTGGGPRFVLPRGRLLVLGAMGFFILMLEGAMSDWTAVYLKLDLGTDAAFAGAGYAVFSAAMAIGRLTGDRMVASFGPVAMVRWGSLLAAAGLGGALLLHHPMAAVVGFGLVGLGLANIVPILFSAAGRTPGMAPGSAIAAVTTAGYFGFLAGPPLVGFVAEGLGLPGSLGILAAAVGLMAFRSGVLGPRTGAA
- a CDS encoding TetR/AcrR family transcriptional regulator, with amino-acid sequence MPMTAVEDQHPEARQGQKPAQIMSAAKTLFTSQGFGATSMDAIARVANVSKATLYAHFSGKEELFAAIVSHECRTQQSLLWAPGVEEKEVDDALREIGRNFLDLLLSAPAVAIFRVVVAESTRFPDLGRIFFNSGPNQMRQSLSCYLAKTAARGRLDIADPWRAAEHFIGMLQTPVHFSVLFGVKDHFARDELDRNVSDAVEAFLRAYLPRDRMEKS